In Natrinema amylolyticum, the DNA window GTCGCGAAGACGACGCTGTCCCGGCCCGCGTCGAACCCCGCTTCGAGTCGGTCGAAGCCGGCGCTGATGTCCGGCACGACGTCGCTCTCCGCGACGACCGCGACGTGTCGCTCCGGGTAGAGACTGATCGGCTCCGCCCCGTCGGCCGTCGATTCGACGGCGACGGTGCCGTACTCCGCGATCGCGAAGCCCACCGGAGTGACGCCGGTCCGAGCGGCCGCCACCTCGGCGGTCGTCGGGTGGGTCGTCACCGAATCCGGAAGCGAGACCCCCTCGAAGGGCAGCGGGGCACCGACCGCTGGCTCCTCGACGATCCGCTCGATCCGCTCGCTCGCATCGGCGGCCGCGACGCGTTCGAGTCCCACCTCGAGTCCCTCGAGCGCACGTTCGAACCGACCGACAGTATCGACAGTCATTGACTCCCATATCCGGGCGGACGATCAAGAGACTGATGGTCGATTCAGTGTCACTTCGCGCGGACGTCTGACCGATCGCCTCGCGATCGAATCACGACCGACCTGCTGACCGGGCTCAGCGTCGACGCGTCCGGTCACGCTTTCGGCGTTGTATTCGCACTCGAGGTGTCGGATTCCAATGTGTGAGGTACTTTGAGCCGTTCGGAAAACGTGCGGTGTGGTTTCAATGGCTGACACTGAACTCGGCACCCACGAGTGGTGGGAGTCGTACAAGGAGACGGTGAACAGCGATCCGGAAATGGACGTCAGGGGCCACGATAAGTTCTCCGAGAACTTCTACGTCGAGATCGGGGACGAGCGCGTCCTCCTCGAAATGGACGGCGGCGAGATCGAGAACCTCGTCCCGAATCCGACGATGAACCACCAGTGGTCGTTCGGCGTCGAGGGCGACCGCGAGACCTGGGAGGAGTTCGTTCGGGAGACCCCGCCCGCGTTCAACCACGAGATCATCGCGTCACACTATCGGACCGCGGTCCGCAACGAGGACGGCCACCTGCAGTTGACCGGCGACAACAAGCGGATCTTCCAGCATCTGCGCGCGTTCCAGCGAACGCTCGATCTGATGCGGGTCGCCCACAACGACGGAGGGAGCTGAGATGACCGAATCCTACCAGCCGGGCGACGTCGAACCGATCAGCGGGTCGTACGTCCACGTCGAAGTAGAAGGGGTCGACCACCGGATCTACTTCGAGGAGAACGGTCCCGAAGACGGGATCCCGCTGCTCTGCCAGCACACGGCCGGCAACAACTGTCAGGAGTGGCGCCACCTCCTGACCGACGAGGAGATCACCGAGGAATTCCGCGTCATCGCCCACGATCTGCCCTATCACGGGAAGTCGGTCCCCCCGACCTCGCAGGAGTGGTGGACCGAGGACTACACCATGACGGCCGAGAAGTTCACCGAGACGCTCGTGAACCTCGCCGACGCCCTCGAGCTCGAGGACCCGATCTACATGGGCTCGAGCATGGGCGGCAACATCGCGCTCGAGCTGGCCGACTGGTATCCCGAGCGATTTCGGGCGCTGATCGGCCTCGAGTGCGGCGCTCACAGCCCGGGCTTCTACATCGACTGGCTCGACCACCCCGAAGTGAACACGACGGAGGTCAACGCCTACTCCTGTTGGGGGCTGATGGCACCCCAGAGTCCAGAGCAGACGCGACGAGAGACGATGTATCTCTACGAACAGGGCGCGACGGGCGTGTTCAAGGGCGACCTCTACTACTACTCCGTCGATCACGACTACCGAGACAAACTCGATCAGGTCAACGCCGACGAGTGCCCCCTCTACATCGCCAACGGCGAGTACGACTACCTGACCACGCCCGAGGACGGCCGCCAGACCGCCGAGGGGATCGGCGAGGGGGCGACCGCCGTCGAGTTCGCCGAGATCGGCCACTTCCCGATGAGCGAACATCCAGAGCTGTTCAACGCCTACATCACGGAGGTGCTCGCCGACGTCACCGGCGATCGAGACGAGGAGCTTCCGGACGTCCTTGAGCCCGATGACGTCGGCATCGAACTCCACCAACAGGGGCCGGCCCGCGAGAAACCGGCCGAGTAATCGTCCGTCATCGGTCGACCGCCGCTCCGTCGGATCCGGTCACGACTCCGTGTCGCTTTCTTTTATCGGGTCGACCCGCCGACCGTCGGTCTTGCCGCCTCGAGGCCGTGTTGTCTCTCGGGCAATACACAAGAGCTATATCGTATGTGTCTAGTTCTCACCTGACACTCACTATGTCAGATACGACGTCCGGACCCCACCGATACGCCGAGCGAGAGGCGGACGACGGGACCCTCCGCATCTTCGATACGACGAACGATGCCGCTTGGATCGAGTCGGACACGTCGCTCTCGATCGCCTGGCAGACCTGACCGGAACGAATCCGCCGTCGTGAGCGGTCGGAAATCGACGCTGCCTCGCGACTCAATCGGAGAATCGACGGTCGGAGTCGATACACCCCGACCGTTTCCATCGATGGTCGATCCGAGGGGCTACTGCATCGCCTTGACCCAACCGGGAACCGACGCCATCCCCTCTTTGTCCTCCCAGCCGTTCTCACGGAAGTAGCTCTCGAGGTCAGTGAATGCGAAGCCGAACCGTTCCTCGAGGGCGTCGATGTCGGCGTCGTAGCCGACCTCGTTGAACCACTCGCACATGACGGTGAACTCCTCGCCGAAGGAGTCGTAGGCGTCCTCGATCGGGACGTGGACGGGGTCGACGTCCCGTCCGGTGACCTCGGAGAGGATCTCCGCGGTCTCGGCCAGCGTCTTGTCATCGCCCGCGAGTTCGACGCGCTCGCCGACGAACTCGTCGGGGTTGGCGAAGGCGACCGCGGCGGCGCGGCCGACGTCGTCCACGTCGATCATCTGGAGGGAGACGCCCTCCTCGAGGGGGAGCGCGATTTGGCCGTCCTCGACGACGTCCTCCGCGAAGGCCTCGAAGTTCTGGAAGAAGAACACGGGCTGGAGAACGGTCAGCGGCAGGTCGAGTTCCTGAGCGTGCTGATCGATCTCCCACGCGGAATCGAAGTGGGGAATCCCCGTGTCTCGCTCGTGGCTGCCGACGCCGCTGAGGACGAACTGGTCGACACCCTCTTCGGCGGCGACCTCGGCGATGTTCTTCCCCTGCTGGACCTGCGCGTCGTACCCCTGCGTCCAGAAGTTCGTGACGGCGAAGACGGCGTCGACCTCGGCGACGTGGGGCGTCAGCGACTCCGTCTCGTTCAGGTCGCCTTCGACCATCGTCACGCCGCGGTCGGCCAGTTCTCGCGCTCGATCGCCGGAGGTGTCGCGGGTCAGGCCGGAGACGTCGAAGTCGGCGTCGGCCTCGAGCAGGTGTTCGACGACCGCGCCGCCCTGATTGCCGGTCGCGCCGGTGACGAGGACGCTCGTCGTCATCTCAGCTCACCTCCGTCGCCGGCGCTTCGTCGGTCGCGTGCGATACGGCTGCAGTTCGAGCGGTGTCATCAGCCGGGTTCATCACGTACGGGGATTCGGTCCGAACGGTCATATAGCGTTTTGGACGCGAAGGATACCACCTAACACTGATGTCACCATCTCTCGCGGCAGAAACGACGGCTCCGAACTCCGCGGCCGCGAACTACCGAACGGACTGTGGGATTTTCCGGCTCGCGTCCGAACGACTCCTCATGCGCTACTTCGAGGACATAGCCATCGGCGACGAGGAGACCTTCGGCCGGTGGACAGTGACGAGAGACGAGATCGTCTCGTTCGCTCGGAAATGGGATCCACAGCGGTTTCACGTCGATCCCGAGGCCGCGAAGAAATCGGTCCACGGCGGCCTCATTGCCAGCGGCTTCCACACGGTCGCGGTCGCGATGCGCCTCTGGGTCGACGAGTATCTGGACGACGTGGCGAACATGGGTGCACGCTACCTCTCCGAGCTCGCTTGGCACGAACCCGTTCGTCCCGGCGACACCCTCGCCGTCAGCGGCGAAGTGCTGGACGAGACGATTCCGGAACACACGGACGGCCACGGCTACCTCGACTACGAACTCACGGCCCGTGTCGACGACCAAGCGGTGATGACGATGGTGACCGATCTCGTGGTGCAACGCCGCGGCGACTGATCGCTA includes these proteins:
- a CDS encoding LUD domain-containing protein, with protein sequence MTVDTVGRFERALEGLEVGLERVAAADASERIERIVEEPAVGAPLPFEGVSLPDSVTTHPTTAEVAAARTGVTPVGFAIAEYGTVAVESTADGAEPISLYPERHVAVVAESDVVPDISAGFDRLEAGFDAGRDSVVFATGRSATADMGDLVHGVHGPGDVHVIVLEDR
- a CDS encoding alpha/beta fold hydrolase — protein: MTESYQPGDVEPISGSYVHVEVEGVDHRIYFEENGPEDGIPLLCQHTAGNNCQEWRHLLTDEEITEEFRVIAHDLPYHGKSVPPTSQEWWTEDYTMTAEKFTETLVNLADALELEDPIYMGSSMGGNIALELADWYPERFRALIGLECGAHSPGFYIDWLDHPEVNTTEVNAYSCWGLMAPQSPEQTRRETMYLYEQGATGVFKGDLYYYSVDHDYRDKLDQVNADECPLYIANGEYDYLTTPEDGRQTAEGIGEGATAVEFAEIGHFPMSEHPELFNAYITEVLADVTGDRDEELPDVLEPDDVGIELHQQGPAREKPAE
- a CDS encoding NmrA/HSCARG family protein is translated as MTTSVLVTGATGNQGGAVVEHLLEADADFDVSGLTRDTSGDRARELADRGVTMVEGDLNETESLTPHVAEVDAVFAVTNFWTQGYDAQVQQGKNIAEVAAEEGVDQFVLSGVGSHERDTGIPHFDSAWEIDQHAQELDLPLTVLQPVFFFQNFEAFAEDVVEDGQIALPLEEGVSLQMIDVDDVGRAAAVAFANPDEFVGERVELAGDDKTLAETAEILSEVTGRDVDPVHVPIEDAYDSFGEEFTVMCEWFNEVGYDADIDALEERFGFAFTDLESYFRENGWEDKEGMASVPGWVKAMQ
- a CDS encoding MaoC/PaaZ C-terminal domain-containing protein → MSPSLAAETTAPNSAAANYRTDCGIFRLASERLLMRYFEDIAIGDEETFGRWTVTRDEIVSFARKWDPQRFHVDPEAAKKSVHGGLIASGFHTVAVAMRLWVDEYLDDVANMGARYLSELAWHEPVRPGDTLAVSGEVLDETIPEHTDGHGYLDYELTARVDDQAVMTMVTDLVVQRRGD